The Nitrospirota bacterium DNA segment TACTTCAGTTAGGCACATGCACAAGCCTTACACCAACAATCTCTCAAGGTGGAAGCTGCACTGTTACAGTAACCTTTTCTCCGACATCAGAAGGGTCAAAAACTGCAACATTACAGATAATATCGAATGATTCAGATTCTTCTCCTCTAAACGTATCTCTTAGCGGGACAGCTGTAACACAAACTGTCAATCTTCCAGATCTTACAGGTCAATGGCTCACAATGACACAGACCTGCAAGGCTAAGAAGACCGGGACAAAGTGCAAGATAAACGGGACATTGAGTATTCAGAATATCGGGACTCAAAATGCCACAACTTCTTTTGTGAGATACTACCTTTCAACAGATAACACATATGATAGCCAAGATACATTTCTGAAACAGGTTGCAACTGGAAAGGTGAAGGTAGGCAAACCCAAGACAAAGAAACTGAGTTACAGTTTCTCATCAGGGCAGTCAGCCTCAGGACAATATGTGATTGCTGTGATTGACGCAGACAATACAATAACAGAGAGCAATGAAACAAATAACAACATCTCCCATTACTTTGAAGGTGAAGCACCTCCTGCTGATACAACACCACCAACTATTACATCTATCCATCCTGCAGGCAATGCCACAGGAGTTTCTGTTAGCACAACAATAAGTGCAACATTTTCAGAGGCAATGGATTCATCAACTATTAACACATCTACATTTATAGTCTCAGGAGTTTCAGGGACAGTAACATATTCAGGAAACACAGCCACCTTTACCCCTTCAGGCAATCTTGCATATAACACAACTTATACTGCAACTATTACAACAGGTGTAAGGGATTTAGCTGGAAATCTAATGGCAGCGGATTATACATGGAGTTTTACTACAACAAGTAGTTCAGAGCCCCCTCCAACAACACTAACAAATCTCTTCTTTCTACACCATTCTACTGGTGATGGTTTGATTGTAGAAGGAGATATGAGAGGAGTAATCTCAACATATAACTCCTCTCATGGGACACAGTTTGAATTCTGGGATCACGGTTATAACTCTGATGGACTTCGTAATCCTC contains these protein-coding regions:
- a CDS encoding Ig-like domain-containing protein codes for the protein LQLGTCTSLTPTISQGGSCTVTVTFSPTSEGSKTATLQIISNDSDSSPLNVSLSGTAVTQTVNLPDLTGQWLTMTQTCKAKKTGTKCKINGTLSIQNIGTQNATTSFVRYYLSTDNTYDSQDTFLKQVATGKVKVGKPKTKKLSYSFSSGQSASGQYVIAVIDADNTITESNETNNNISHYFEGEAPPADTTPPTITSIHPAGNATGVSVSTTISATFSEAMDSSTINTSTFIVSGVSGTVTYSGNTATFTPSGNLAYNTTYTATITTGVRDLAGNLMAADYTWSFTTTSSSEPPPTTLTNLFFLHHSTGDGLIVEGDMRGVISTYNSSHGTQFEFWDHGYNSDGLRNPQGEFTGTNYNIPGDNTDPDGLYNLWTSNETDYVNARNQILNNHEVIAFKSCFPASNIPDAATLAQYQTWYLGMRDFFDTRTDRLFIVMSTPPLHRLATNSTTAANARAFADWLCSDTYLSGHPNVRCFNLFDYLAHPDDGSSNANMLRYDYEGSHSDSDSHPNTLANQTVGPIFADFLCTSAASY